The genomic region GACTGGTATTCCCGTTGAATATTTTTCAATAAATCAACAATCACCTCTTCTTCTTTTTCTGATAAAAAAAGTGCTTCATTTGCCGCATAATGAAAGAAATCGTACGACTTTATTTTTTTAGCTAAATCGGTACCAAATAAAAAATCAGGATGAATGAGTAAAAGCCAACCGGTAGCTTCTACTTCTACTTCAGGATTCATTTCAATCTTAAGAAACTGTAGGGGTGATACAAAAGTGAGTACTCCTGAATTAAAATCATAAGATTGTTGCCCATAATTGAATCGAGCATTGACATTTCGCTTCAATCCTATCGAATAAAACTCCTGAATCCATTGCCATTGGGTTTCATTTACCGGATAGCTCACCTTACTATAATCAATCAAACTGATTAGCGGATGCTCGGCAGCAGGCAAATTGCAAAACGTATGAAATTCAGCAATTGAGTTGAAGCGAAACGTCTTTTCCATAGCTCCTAATTTACTAAAAAGTACATTACAAATTATTGTCTTTTATAAAGTGTTATTTTGATACCATATCCCTCTTTAAATTCAAAAGCAGTAAGCCGCCCCGCTTATATAATCTTTGTATAATCCTTGGTATCTGGTATTGTTCTACTCGCCATTAAAGAGGTGTTTGTCTGGTTATATTATAAGTTTTTTTGTGCTGTGGGACGAACAACTAATTCGTTTACATCAACATCTTCAGGTTGAGCAATAGCAAAAGCTACAGCTTTGGCAATAGCCAATCCTGATATTGTTTCTTTTCTAAAAGTTT from Zunongwangia profunda SM-A87 harbors:
- a CDS encoding helix-turn-helix domain-containing protein, with amino-acid sequence MEKTFRFNSIAEFHTFCNLPAAEHPLISLIDYSKVSYPVNETQWQWIQEFYSIGLKRNVNARFNYGQQSYDFNSGVLTFVSPLQFLKIEMNPEVEVEATGWLLLIHPDFLFGTDLAKKIKSYDFFHYAANEALFLSEKEEEVIVDLLKNIQREYQSNIDRFSQELIISQLLQLLIYAERFYERQFFTRKKTNMELVEQFEQVLSNYFNNGKALQNGIPSVTHIADQLHISANYLGSVLRMYTKQNTQQHIQHRLIEYAKEKLSTTHLSVSEIAYELGFEHPQSFSKLFKNKTNQSPLEFRQSFN